A window of the Kosakonia radicincitans DSM 16656 genome harbors these coding sequences:
- the ldtB gene encoding L,D-transpeptidase produces MNMKIKTLFAAALAVVGFCNNASAVTYPLPTDGSRLIGQNQVVTIPEGNTQPLEYYAAEYQMGLSNMLEANPGIDAYLPKGGTVMNVPQQLILPDTVHEGIVINSAEMRLYYYPKGTNTVIVLPIGIGQLGKDTPIAWTTKVERKKAGPTWTPTAKMHAEYIAAGQPLPAVVPAGPDNPMGLYALYIGRLYAIHGTNANFGIGLRVSHGCVRLRNDDIKFLFENVPVGTRVQFIDEPVKATTEPDGSRYIEVHNPLSTTEAQFNGGEIVPIALSKAVQAVTSQSDVDSNVVDQAVQNRSGMPVRLN; encoded by the coding sequence ATGAACATGAAAATAAAAACCCTTTTCGCGGCGGCTTTGGCTGTCGTGGGATTTTGCAATAATGCGTCTGCTGTTACTTATCCGCTGCCGACAGACGGTAGCCGATTGATTGGTCAGAACCAGGTTGTCACTATCCCGGAAGGCAACACTCAGCCTCTGGAATATTACGCCGCTGAATATCAGATGGGCCTGTCCAACATGCTGGAAGCCAACCCGGGCATTGATGCCTACCTGCCGAAAGGCGGTACGGTAATGAATGTTCCGCAGCAACTGATCCTGCCGGATACCGTTCACGAAGGCATTGTCATCAACAGCGCAGAAATGCGTCTCTACTACTACCCGAAAGGCACCAATACGGTAATCGTGCTGCCTATCGGTATCGGCCAGCTCGGGAAAGATACCCCGATCGCCTGGACCACCAAAGTTGAGCGTAAGAAAGCCGGCCCGACATGGACGCCGACCGCGAAAATGCACGCGGAATACATTGCAGCAGGTCAACCGCTGCCGGCAGTGGTTCCGGCTGGCCCGGACAACCCGATGGGCCTGTATGCGCTCTATATCGGCCGTCTGTATGCGATCCACGGCACCAACGCCAACTTCGGTATCGGCCTGCGCGTAAGCCACGGCTGTGTGCGTCTGCGTAACGATGACATCAAATTCCTGTTCGAAAACGTGCCGGTCGGCACCCGCGTACAGTTCATTGATGAGCCAGTAAAAGCGACCACCGAGCCGGATGGCAGCCGCTATATCGAAGTTCACAACCCGCTGTCCACCACGGAAGCGCAGTTCAACGGCGGCGAAATTGTGCCGATCGCGCTGAGCAAAGCGGTACAGGCCGTCACCAGTCAGTCTGATGTGGATTCAAACGTTGTCGATCAGGCAGTGCAGAACCGTTCCGGTATGCCGGTACGTCTGAACTAA
- a CDS encoding GntR family transcriptional regulator, whose protein sequence is MAAKYIMIAREIKRRILSQHYAASAPLPDQFALAAEFNTSRMTIQQAMRQLIVEGLVYTRQGQGTFIRKNFLQLSRWDLPGSDYFGATKTWESVGEVTSKIIRFELRFPSEKEQASLLVGPDDPVYDFIRLRMLEGEPMSLEFTLMPVNLVPGLNRGHLESSVFRYVQEELALKIMGSYRIVRALKPWAEDKQYLNCEETDPVLEVEQVIYLEDGTPLEYAHCHYRYDHGGIIVVNNG, encoded by the coding sequence ATGGCGGCAAAATACATCATGATTGCGCGCGAGATTAAGCGGCGCATTCTCAGCCAGCACTACGCTGCCAGCGCACCGTTACCGGATCAATTTGCGCTGGCGGCAGAGTTTAATACCAGCCGGATGACGATTCAGCAGGCGATGCGCCAGCTGATTGTGGAGGGGCTGGTCTATACCCGCCAGGGGCAGGGCACGTTCATCCGCAAAAACTTTCTTCAGTTGTCGCGCTGGGATCTGCCCGGCAGCGACTATTTTGGCGCCACCAAAACCTGGGAGAGCGTTGGCGAAGTGACGAGTAAAATCATCCGCTTCGAACTGCGTTTTCCCAGTGAGAAAGAGCAGGCATCGCTGCTGGTGGGGCCGGACGATCCGGTATACGACTTTATCCGTTTGCGCATGCTGGAAGGCGAACCGATGTCGCTGGAGTTCACGCTGATGCCGGTCAATCTGGTGCCGGGGCTGAATCGCGGGCATCTGGAAAGCTCCGTCTTTCGCTATGTGCAGGAAGAGCTGGCGCTGAAGATCATGGGTTCGTATCGTATTGTGCGCGCGCTGAAACCCTGGGCGGAGGACAAACAGTATTTGAACTGTGAAGAGACCGATCCGGTGCTGGAAGTGGAACAGGTTATCTATCTGGAAGACGGCACGCCGCTGGAGTACGCCCATTGCCATTATCGCTACGATCACGGCGGGATAATTGTGGTCAATAACGGGTGA
- a CDS encoding PTS sugar transporter subunit IIC, translating into MSETKITPNMQSFVDKFVDFSARLANQVHLRSLRDAFAAVMPIFILAGLAVLINNVIFPWVLEGEMLARFKVWGEAVINGTLNIAALLIAPMTAWSLARNKNFGNPVSAVVIALSSFIIMMPMQLEVVPVGAKATVSVTQMLAFTNIGSTGIFAGVIIGLLSTELFIRVAGVKRFSISLGENVPAAVGQSFSSLIPAIITLSLFAIVAALLANLLHTDLIHLITTLIQQPLRQINTSLPGTLFIYSFGNFLFTLGIHQTVVNGVILEPLLLINTNENMLAFANGQPIPHIINNIFVPTFGMIGGTGSTISLLIAIFLFAKQQSAKQVARLAISPGLFNINEPVIFGLPIVFNLPLMIPFVLLPALGIWFAWLCTTLGWMSRCVVMIPWTTPPILSAWLATAGDWRAVVVQLIIIVFGVFFYLPFLKIAERVALKNNGIQ; encoded by the coding sequence ATGTCTGAAACTAAAATCACGCCGAATATGCAGTCATTCGTCGATAAGTTCGTCGATTTTTCTGCCCGCCTGGCAAACCAGGTGCACCTGCGTTCCCTGCGCGACGCCTTTGCGGCAGTGATGCCGATTTTTATCCTTGCCGGATTGGCGGTGCTGATCAACAACGTCATTTTCCCCTGGGTGCTGGAAGGGGAGATGCTGGCGCGTTTTAAAGTATGGGGCGAAGCGGTGATCAACGGAACGCTGAATATTGCCGCGCTACTGATCGCGCCGATGACGGCCTGGTCACTGGCGCGCAATAAGAACTTTGGCAACCCGGTGTCGGCGGTGGTCATTGCGCTGTCCAGCTTTATTATCATGATGCCGATGCAACTTGAGGTGGTGCCGGTGGGCGCGAAAGCCACGGTCAGCGTGACGCAGATGCTGGCTTTCACTAACATCGGCTCGACCGGGATTTTTGCCGGGGTGATTATCGGGCTGCTCTCCACCGAGCTATTTATCCGTGTCGCTGGCGTGAAACGGTTTTCAATTTCGCTGGGCGAGAATGTGCCTGCAGCGGTAGGGCAATCTTTTTCCTCGCTGATCCCGGCCATTATTACCCTGTCGCTGTTTGCCATCGTTGCCGCGCTGCTGGCAAATCTTCTCCACACCGATTTGATCCACCTGATCACCACGCTTATCCAGCAACCGCTGCGGCAGATCAACACCAGCCTGCCGGGCACACTGTTTATTTATAGCTTCGGCAACTTCCTGTTTACGCTGGGCATCCACCAGACGGTGGTCAACGGCGTGATCCTGGAGCCGCTTTTGCTGATCAACACCAACGAAAATATGCTGGCTTTTGCCAACGGGCAGCCGATCCCGCATATCATCAACAATATCTTCGTTCCGACCTTTGGCATGATTGGCGGCACCGGCAGTACTATTTCCCTGCTGATCGCCATCTTTCTCTTTGCGAAACAGCAATCGGCGAAGCAGGTGGCGCGCCTCGCCATTTCGCCGGGGCTGTTTAATATTAACGAGCCGGTGATTTTCGGCTTGCCGATCGTATTCAACCTGCCGCTGATGATCCCGTTTGTGCTGCTGCCCGCGCTTGGCATCTGGTTTGCCTGGCTCTGTACAACGCTGGGCTGGATGTCGCGCTGCGTGGTGATGATCCCTTGGACGACACCGCCGATTCTCAGCGCCTGGCTGGCAACGGCGGGTGACTGGCGGGCGGTGGTGGTGCAGTTGATCATCATTGTCTTTGGTGTATTCTTTTACCTGCCTTTCCTCAAAATTGCCGAGCGAGTGGCCTTGAAAAACAATGGGATACAATAA
- a CDS encoding glycoside hydrolase family 1 protein, protein MSKTLPTGFLWGNSVSSMQTEGAWNEGGKGMSVYDIREASEFASDWKVATDSYHRYREDFDLMQDLGMNCYRFQIAWSRVCPQGDGEFNEEGIAFYDRFIDDLLARGIEPMVCLYHFDMPLALAQQYNGFADRHVQDAFVRYGKKMIDCFGSRVKFWLTFNEQNIYHMPGAFQVGGYINGEKTLRELYQIQHHVMMSHVLLTHYLHETQPGRLMGGMLAHQLIYPATCKPRDVFCATQYDEFLNQNLLRVFAGQGYSPEVLAVVDREGFRDIYRDEDLAQIARVKNDFMAFSYYASKTLDSDAISPETPVNYYLQQGDKANPYLEATEWGWQIDPLGFRAIITRYYNDWRLPVFPIENGIGVIEEWDGVNPIDDDYRIAYHRDHIQAMQDAIFIDGAQVIGYLGWGLIDILSSQGDMRKRYGVVYVNRENHDLKDMKRVPKKSYRWLQQVIRSNGRDM, encoded by the coding sequence ATGAGCAAAACGTTACCGACTGGCTTCCTGTGGGGGAATTCCGTTTCCAGCATGCAGACTGAAGGGGCATGGAATGAGGGCGGGAAAGGGATGTCGGTATATGACATCCGTGAAGCCAGCGAATTTGCCTCAGACTGGAAAGTCGCCACCGATTCTTACCACCGCTACCGCGAAGATTTCGATCTGATGCAGGATCTGGGCATGAACTGTTACCGTTTCCAGATTGCCTGGAGCCGCGTTTGCCCGCAGGGCGACGGTGAGTTCAACGAAGAGGGGATCGCGTTTTACGACCGCTTTATTGACGATCTGCTGGCGCGCGGCATCGAACCGATGGTGTGTCTCTACCACTTTGATATGCCGCTGGCACTGGCGCAGCAGTACAACGGTTTTGCCGATCGACATGTGCAGGACGCCTTTGTGCGCTACGGCAAAAAAATGATCGATTGCTTCGGCAGCCGGGTGAAGTTCTGGCTGACCTTCAATGAGCAGAACATCTACCACATGCCGGGCGCGTTCCAGGTGGGCGGCTATATCAACGGCGAGAAAACCCTGCGCGAGCTGTATCAGATCCAGCATCACGTGATGATGTCGCATGTGCTGCTCACCCACTATCTGCATGAGACACAACCCGGACGCCTGATGGGCGGCATGCTGGCGCATCAACTGATTTATCCGGCAACCTGCAAGCCGCGCGATGTTTTTTGCGCGACCCAGTATGACGAGTTTCTCAACCAGAATTTGCTGAGGGTGTTTGCCGGGCAGGGCTACAGCCCGGAAGTGCTGGCGGTCGTCGATCGCGAAGGTTTCCGCGATATCTATCGCGATGAGGATCTGGCGCAAATCGCCCGCGTGAAAAACGACTTTATGGCGTTCAGCTATTACGCCAGTAAAACCCTTGATAGCGACGCCATCTCGCCAGAAACCCCGGTCAACTACTACCTGCAACAGGGCGATAAAGCCAACCCGTACCTTGAAGCCACCGAATGGGGCTGGCAAATCGATCCCCTTGGTTTTCGCGCCATTATCACCCGTTACTACAACGACTGGCGCTTGCCGGTGTTCCCGATTGAAAACGGCATTGGTGTGATTGAAGAGTGGGACGGCGTAAATCCCATCGATGACGACTACCGTATTGCCTACCACCGCGACCATATCCAGGCGATGCAGGATGCCATTTTCATTGATGGTGCACAGGTGATTGGCTATCTCGGCTGGGGCTTAATCGACATTCTTAGTTCACAGGGCGATATGCGTAAGCGCTACGGCGTGGTGTATGTGAACCGGGAAAATCACGATCTGAAAGATATGAAACGCGTACCGAAGAAGAGTTATCGCTGGCTGCAACAGGTGATCCGCAGTAACGGGCGCGACATGTAA
- a CDS encoding aldo/keto reductase, with amino-acid sequence MRYQKLGNTGLFVSELCLGTMTFGGEGGMWGKIGQLQQAQAEQLIGRALDAGINFIDTANVYSEGRSEEITGQALKNLKVPRENVVVATKVFGETGTAGVNSRGSSRYHIINSVKESLRRLQLDHIDLYQLHGFDPATPIEETLYALDNLVQHGHVRYIGVSNWAAWQITKALGISERLGLARFASLQAYYTIAGRDLERELVPMMQSEGVGLMVWSPLAGGLLSGKYDRDGNGEAGGRRLEFDFPPVNKDRAFDCVDVMRTIADSKGVSVAQIALAWLLHQPVVSSVIIGAKRQEQLDDNLAATAIRLSEDELQQLDAVSALPREYPGWMLERQGEYRRNQLKQQ; translated from the coding sequence ATGCGCTATCAAAAATTGGGTAATACCGGACTGTTTGTTTCTGAGTTATGCCTCGGCACCATGACCTTCGGCGGCGAAGGCGGAATGTGGGGCAAAATCGGCCAGCTACAGCAGGCGCAGGCGGAGCAGTTGATTGGCCGCGCACTTGATGCGGGCATTAACTTTATCGACACCGCCAATGTTTATTCTGAAGGGCGCTCGGAAGAGATCACCGGCCAGGCGCTGAAGAATCTGAAAGTCCCGCGTGAAAACGTGGTTGTCGCCACCAAAGTGTTTGGTGAAACCGGCACCGCCGGGGTGAACTCGCGCGGTAGTTCGCGCTATCACATTATCAACAGCGTGAAAGAGAGCCTGCGTCGCTTGCAGCTCGATCATATCGATCTCTACCAACTGCACGGTTTTGATCCGGCTACGCCGATCGAAGAGACACTCTACGCGCTGGATAATCTGGTGCAGCACGGGCATGTACGCTATATCGGCGTCTCTAACTGGGCGGCGTGGCAGATTACCAAGGCGCTGGGGATTTCCGAACGGCTTGGGCTGGCGCGTTTTGCCTCGTTGCAGGCCTACTACACCATTGCCGGTCGCGATCTGGAACGCGAGCTGGTGCCGATGATGCAGAGCGAAGGCGTCGGGTTGATGGTCTGGAGCCCGCTGGCCGGCGGTTTGCTGAGCGGTAAATACGATCGCGATGGCAATGGGGAAGCGGGCGGTCGTCGGCTGGAGTTTGATTTCCCGCCGGTGAACAAAGATCGCGCCTTTGACTGCGTGGATGTGATGCGCACCATTGCCGACAGTAAAGGCGTTTCGGTAGCGCAAATCGCGCTGGCCTGGCTGCTGCATCAGCCGGTAGTCAGTAGCGTGATCATTGGCGCTAAACGGCAGGAACAACTGGATGACAACCTTGCGGCCACCGCGATTCGTTTAAGTGAAGATGAGCTGCAACAGCTTGACGCCGTAAGCGCGCTGCCCCGCGAGTATCCTGGCTGGATGTTGGAGCGCCAGGGCGAGTATCGTCGTAATCAGTTAAAACAGCAGTAA
- a CDS encoding efflux transporter outer membrane subunit, whose protein sequence is MRWRRFPVTLLSLWLAGCAVGPDYRPPQPQTPARWNDPGDRAVKSQVSMQALNPRWWTTFQSPQLNSLIERAIAGNLSLQQTVLRIAGAREQINQAGGALLPSVNGSLKATRQQLGLEGELKSHDVYGQLDNADPAISGALGALTQPVNLYQGSFDAQWELDLWGKVRRQVEAASAQQQQTIEQRNDALVSLEAEVARAWLQLRGAQGIIATLNTQIDSAQQTFILTENRQKGGLSPQMDVENARAQVGNLEAQLPQYQAQERQAMNALAILLGKPPGALDDELRNAQPLPALPEVVPTGIPSTLARRRPDVREAEASLHAATAQIGVSVAELFPSLSLSGQFGLRNSETNWLTDWSSHFYSFGPQISIPIFQGGRLVSSVKLARAQQGAGVINYRQTVLSALGDVENALVSYRADQQREAALDKTISALQSAFDLASDSYRKGIASFIDVLDAQRQLAQASQQREQARVQSSLDLVALYKALGGGWEPYQNVQLPDYKVFGDAPRG, encoded by the coding sequence ATGAGGTGGCGTCGTTTTCCCGTAACCCTGTTATCGCTGTGGCTGGCAGGCTGTGCCGTGGGGCCTGATTACCGGCCGCCACAACCGCAAACGCCTGCGCGCTGGAACGATCCGGGAGACCGTGCGGTGAAGTCACAGGTTTCCATGCAGGCGCTTAACCCGCGCTGGTGGACCACGTTTCAGTCACCGCAACTCAACAGCCTGATTGAACGGGCGATTGCCGGTAACCTGTCGCTGCAACAAACCGTGCTGCGAATTGCCGGGGCGCGCGAGCAAATCAATCAGGCTGGCGGCGCGCTTCTGCCGTCGGTCAACGGTTCGCTGAAAGCCACGCGTCAGCAGCTTGGCCTTGAAGGTGAGCTGAAATCTCATGATGTTTACGGGCAACTGGATAATGCCGATCCGGCCATCAGCGGTGCGCTGGGCGCGTTAACCCAGCCGGTGAATCTCTACCAGGGTAGCTTTGATGCGCAGTGGGAGCTGGACCTGTGGGGTAAAGTGCGCCGTCAGGTAGAAGCCGCCTCCGCGCAGCAACAGCAGACAATAGAACAACGTAATGACGCGCTGGTGTCGCTGGAAGCGGAAGTGGCGCGCGCCTGGCTGCAGCTGCGCGGCGCGCAGGGCATCATCGCCACGCTGAATACGCAAATCGACAGCGCGCAGCAGACCTTTATCCTGACAGAGAATCGTCAGAAAGGCGGGTTATCGCCGCAGATGGATGTGGAAAATGCCCGTGCGCAGGTCGGTAATCTTGAGGCGCAACTGCCACAGTACCAGGCGCAGGAGCGCCAGGCGATGAACGCGCTGGCGATCCTGCTGGGGAAACCGCCGGGCGCGCTGGATGACGAACTGCGTAACGCGCAGCCGCTTCCAGCATTGCCGGAAGTTGTGCCGACCGGTATTCCTTCGACGCTGGCGCGTCGTCGCCCGGATGTGCGCGAAGCCGAGGCCAGCCTGCATGCCGCTACGGCACAGATTGGTGTTTCGGTTGCTGAGCTATTCCCGAGCTTGTCTCTGAGCGGTCAGTTTGGCCTGCGCAACAGTGAAACCAACTGGCTGACCGACTGGAGCAGCCACTTCTACAGCTTTGGCCCGCAGATTTCGATTCCGATCTTCCAGGGCGGTCGGCTGGTGTCGAGCGTTAAGCTGGCACGTGCGCAGCAGGGCGCGGGGGTGATCAATTATCGCCAGACGGTACTGAGCGCATTAGGCGATGTGGAAAATGCGCTGGTCAGCTATCGCGCCGATCAGCAGCGGGAAGCGGCGCTGGATAAAACAATCAGCGCCCTGCAAAGTGCTTTTGACCTTGCCAGCGACAGCTACCGTAAAGGGATCGCCAGCTTTATCGACGTGCTGGATGCGCAGCGTCAGCTGGCGCAGGCCAGCCAGCAGCGTGAGCAGGCGCGCGTGCAGAGTAGCCTTGATCTCGTGGCGTTGTACAAGGCGCTCGGCGGCGGCTGGGAACCGTATCAAAATGTGCAACTGCCTGATTACAAAGTCTTTGGTGATGCGCCTCGCGGATAA
- a CDS encoding DHA2 family efflux MFS transporter permease subunit — translation MTDHSHENWRPASNPWAVAWVVTLAVFMEILDTTIVNVALPHVAGSLSASYDESTWVLTSYLVANGIVLPISAFLSRTFGRKQFFLICIVMFTVCSFLCGIATELWQIILFRILQGFFGGGLQPTQQSVLLDYFKPEDRGKAFGLSSIAIIVAPVMGPTLGGWITDNYSWRWVFFINIPVGIITVLAIYQLLEDPPWERKSKQKLTIDWPGIGLIALGLGCLQVMLDRGEDEDWFASDFTRIFAVLTAVGIVGAIYWLLYAKKPVVDLRCMADKNFTVSSLLMAGMAMILYGSSVVIPQLAQQDLGYTATWSGLVLSPGAVLIVMTIPLVLKLMPIVQTRWIIAFGFCCLAASFWWSRTLTPDIDFETLVLFRSAQSIGLGFLFVPLTTIAFISTPRELNADAAALFTMFRNVAGSIGISLSTAAITERSQAHMSHLSEHTSPFNEQFQLALRQTAEAIRNFTSLLGDPLSSANGQMYKAMVAQSRFLAYIDVFTILSVVALLLIPFCLLLSPIKSEGSAGAH, via the coding sequence ATGACCGATCACAGCCACGAAAACTGGCGACCCGCCAGCAACCCGTGGGCCGTGGCATGGGTGGTTACGCTCGCGGTGTTTATGGAGATCCTCGACACCACGATTGTTAACGTGGCGCTGCCGCACGTTGCCGGTTCGCTGTCGGCCAGCTACGACGAATCGACATGGGTTCTGACCAGCTACCTGGTGGCGAACGGTATTGTGCTGCCGATTTCGGCCTTTCTCAGCCGGACGTTTGGCCGCAAACAGTTTTTCCTTATCTGCATTGTGATGTTCACCGTCTGCTCATTTCTCTGCGGCATTGCGACTGAGCTGTGGCAGATCATCCTGTTTCGTATTTTGCAGGGCTTTTTTGGCGGCGGCCTGCAGCCGACGCAGCAGTCGGTGTTGCTGGATTACTTTAAGCCGGAGGATCGCGGTAAAGCGTTTGGCCTGTCGTCGATTGCCATCATTGTCGCGCCGGTAATGGGGCCGACGCTGGGCGGCTGGATCACCGATAACTACTCCTGGCGCTGGGTGTTCTTCATCAATATTCCGGTGGGTATTATCACCGTGCTGGCGATCTACCAGTTGCTGGAAGATCCACCATGGGAGCGGAAATCGAAGCAAAAACTGACTATCGACTGGCCAGGGATTGGGCTGATTGCGCTGGGTTTGGGCTGCCTGCAAGTGATGCTCGATCGCGGTGAAGATGAAGACTGGTTCGCGTCAGATTTCACCCGCATTTTCGCGGTGCTGACGGCGGTGGGGATTGTCGGCGCAATCTACTGGCTGCTCTACGCCAAAAAGCCGGTAGTGGATTTGCGCTGCATGGCGGACAAAAACTTTACCGTCTCCAGCCTGCTGATGGCGGGCATGGCGATGATTCTGTATGGCAGCTCGGTGGTGATCCCGCAACTGGCGCAGCAGGATCTCGGCTATACCGCTACCTGGTCCGGGCTGGTGCTGTCGCCCGGCGCGGTGCTGATTGTGATGACCATTCCGCTGGTACTGAAGCTGATGCCGATAGTGCAGACGCGCTGGATTATCGCCTTCGGCTTTTGCTGCCTCGCAGCCTCATTCTGGTGGTCGCGTACGCTGACGCCGGATATCGATTTCGAAACGTTAGTGCTTTTTCGCAGCGCGCAATCCATCGGGCTTGGCTTCCTGTTTGTGCCGCTCACCACCATTGCTTTTATCTCCACGCCGCGCGAACTCAATGCGGATGCCGCCGCGTTGTTTACCATGTTCCGTAACGTGGCAGGCTCGATCGGCATTTCGCTCTCCACGGCTGCCATCACAGAGCGCTCGCAGGCGCATATGTCGCATTTGTCGGAACATACCTCCCCGTTTAATGAGCAATTTCAGCTGGCGTTGCGCCAGACTGCCGAGGCGATTCGCAATTTCACCAGTCTGTTGGGCGATCCGCTTTCCAGCGCCAACGGACAGATGTACAAAGCGATGGTCGCCCAGTCGCGTTTTCTGGCGTACATCGATGTTTTTACAATTTTGAGCGTGGTCGCGCTGTTATTGATTCCATTTTGTCTATTGCTTTCGCCGATCAAAAGCGAAGGCAGCGCAGGAGCACATTAA
- a CDS encoding HlyD family secretion protein gives MAENTTSPDDVQENNNDDTRKRPGKKPLIILAIMVGVMVIVALVWWFLTRNEESTDDAFTDGDAVTVAPKVAGYVTELRVKDNQRVKKGDLLVVIDPRDATAQRDQAQAQLGLATAQLHQAQAQLELSKVQYPAQRDEAKAQVLKAQADLANAEAAYRRQRGVDPRATTQQNIDSANAQLRSAQAQLASARAQLEVAEQVQLQIRQQETNVEARQQQVAQAKAQLETAELNLSWTEVRAPFDGFVTKRNVQNGTLVQAGTALFSLVSPEIWVVANFKESQLERMRPGNKVSIKVDAWPDLQLEGHIDSIQQGSGSKFAAFPSENATGNFVKIVQRVPVKIVIDKGLDANKPLPLGLSVEPKVTLE, from the coding sequence ATGGCAGAAAACACAACCTCTCCTGACGATGTTCAGGAAAATAATAATGACGACACCCGTAAACGCCCCGGAAAGAAACCGCTGATTATCCTCGCCATTATGGTTGGCGTGATGGTGATCGTCGCGCTGGTATGGTGGTTTTTAACCCGTAACGAAGAGAGTACCGATGATGCCTTCACCGATGGCGATGCGGTCACTGTTGCGCCGAAAGTTGCCGGTTACGTTACCGAGTTGCGGGTCAAAGATAACCAGCGGGTGAAGAAGGGCGATTTACTGGTGGTTATCGATCCCCGCGATGCCACCGCGCAGCGCGATCAGGCACAGGCGCAGTTAGGGCTGGCAACGGCGCAACTGCACCAGGCGCAGGCGCAACTCGAACTCTCAAAAGTGCAGTACCCCGCACAGCGCGATGAAGCGAAGGCGCAGGTACTGAAAGCACAGGCGGATCTGGCGAATGCCGAAGCCGCTTACCGTCGTCAGCGCGGCGTCGATCCCCGTGCAACCACGCAGCAAAATATCGACAGCGCCAACGCCCAGTTGCGTAGCGCGCAGGCGCAGCTTGCCAGTGCCCGCGCCCAGTTGGAAGTAGCGGAGCAGGTGCAACTGCAAATCCGTCAGCAGGAGACCAACGTTGAGGCGCGCCAGCAGCAGGTCGCGCAGGCGAAAGCGCAACTGGAAACGGCGGAACTGAATCTCTCATGGACGGAAGTCCGCGCGCCGTTCGATGGCTTTGTCACCAAACGTAACGTCCAGAACGGTACGCTGGTGCAGGCCGGCACGGCACTGTTCTCGCTGGTGTCGCCGGAAATCTGGGTGGTGGCCAATTTCAAAGAGTCGCAGCTTGAGCGGATGCGTCCGGGCAATAAAGTGAGCATCAAAGTCGATGCCTGGCCGGATCTGCAGCTGGAAGGGCACATCGACAGTATCCAGCAGGGCAGCGGTTCGAAATTTGCTGCTTTCCCGTCAGAAAATGCCACCGGTAACTTTGTCAAAATCGTGCAGCGCGTGCCGGTGAAAATCGTCATTGATAAAGGGCTGGATGCGAATAAGCCATTGCCGCTGGGTCTCTCCGTCGAACCGAAGGTAACGCTGGAATGA
- a CDS encoding anion transporter yields the protein MNIPLFRALARDHFLHLLLIIGIVLCFFVPFAPARWPGAIDWHTIITLSGLMLLTKGVELSGYFDVLGRRMVRRFHNERRLAMFMVLAAALLSTFLTNDVALFIVVPLTITLKKLCEIPVNRLIIFEALAVNAGSLLTPIGNPQNILLWGRSGLSFPAFIWQMTPLALVMMATLLALCWFCFPNKKLNYHSGAQTADWQPRLVWSCLAFYLVFITALELKQELWGLGLIAVGFLLLARRVVLSVDWTLLLVFIAMFIDVHLLIQLPALHSVLTSTSQLSPSGLWLAAIGLSQFISNVPATILLLNYVPPDTLLAWAVNVGGFGLLPGSLANLIALRMANDRRIWWRFHLYSLPMLLWAAAVGYGLLLFR from the coding sequence ATGAACATACCGCTGTTTCGCGCACTGGCGCGCGACCATTTTCTCCATCTGCTGTTGATCATTGGCATTGTGCTCTGCTTCTTCGTTCCGTTTGCGCCTGCGCGTTGGCCAGGGGCAATTGATTGGCACACCATTATCACCCTGAGCGGCCTGATGCTGCTGACCAAGGGCGTTGAGCTGAGCGGCTATTTCGATGTGCTCGGGCGGCGCATGGTGCGTCGTTTTCACAATGAACGCCGCCTGGCGATGTTTATGGTGCTGGCGGCGGCGCTGCTCTCCACCTTCTTAACCAACGATGTGGCGCTGTTTATTGTGGTGCCGCTGACCATTACGCTAAAGAAGCTGTGTGAAATCCCGGTCAACCGGCTAATCATCTTCGAAGCACTGGCGGTCAATGCCGGTTCGTTGTTGACGCCGATTGGCAACCCGCAAAACATCTTATTATGGGGGCGCTCCGGCCTCTCATTCCCTGCGTTTATCTGGCAGATGACGCCGCTGGCGTTGGTGATGATGGCAACATTGTTGGCGCTGTGCTGGTTTTGTTTTCCCAATAAAAAGCTTAACTACCACAGCGGCGCGCAGACTGCCGACTGGCAACCGCGCCTGGTATGGAGTTGTCTCGCGTTTTACCTCGTCTTTATTACCGCGCTGGAGCTAAAGCAGGAGCTGTGGGGGCTGGGGCTGATCGCGGTCGGTTTTCTGCTGCTGGCGCGTCGCGTGGTGCTGAGCGTTGACTGGACATTGCTGCTGGTCTTTATTGCCATGTTTATCGATGTGCATCTGCTAATACAGCTTCCGGCGCTTCACAGCGTGCTGACCAGCACCAGTCAGCTTTCACCTTCGGGCCTGTGGCTTGCGGCCATTGGTTTGTCGCAATTTATCAGTAACGTGCCCGCCACCATTTTGCTGCTCAACTATGTTCCACCGGATACCTTGCTGGCCTGGGCGGTGAACGTTGGCGGTTTTGGTTTATTGCCCGGTTCGCTGGCGAACCTTATTGCGCTGCGGATGGCGAACGATCGCCGTATCTGGTGGCGCTTTCACCTCTATTCCTTGCCGATGTTGCTGTGGGCTGCGGCCGTCGGATACGGATTACTCTTATTCAGATAG